GTGTCCAGAATCGCCATGCTTGCCTGTTGACATACATGCCAGATGACATAGGATTGAATTAGGAAAGCACCAAGCCGCTGGCAGGTTCAACTATGCGAGTCATCGTCTACGCCCGAGTCAGCACGGTCGATCAAGCCGACAACGGCATCAGTCTGGATGCCCAGCAGGCCAAGCTGGCCGCTTATGCCAGCCTGTACGACTTGGAGGTTGTCGAAACGATCGTGGACGCTGGCGAGTCTGCCAAATCGCTCGGCCGGCCCGGCCTGCAACGAGCACTGAGCCTGCTGCGATCTGGCAAGGCTGACGGGTTGGTCGTCGTGAAACTGGACCGCCTGACGCGCTCGGTCGCCGATTGGCAGACGCTGATCGATGGCTACTTCGGGGAGAAGGCCGGCAAGCAATTGTTCAGCGTCGCCGACAGCATTGATACTCGCACGGCCGCCGGTCGGCTGGTGCTGAACGTCTTGCTCTCCGTCGCGCAGTGGGAACGCGAAACGACTGGCGAGCGGACCCGCGAGGCGCTCCGGCACAAGATTCGGAACGGCGAACGCTGCGGCAAAGTGCGATTCGGCTTCGACCTGGCCGCCGATGGCAAAACTTTGCTGCCCAACGCGGTCGAGCAGCAGGTCATCGTGCTAATTGGTGATCTACGATCAGCCGGCCGCACGCTTCGGCAAATTGCGGCTGAACTCACCGCTCGACGTATCGCGACGAAAGAACGCAGTTCGACCTGGACACACACCACAGTCGGCCGCATTCTGAAGCGAAAGGCGGCGTGATGAAACGCAATCTAGTCGAGCAACTGCGGAAGGCCATCGCCGACAGCAGCCAGACTGAGTATGCCCTCGCTAAAGGCAGCGGCGTCAGCCAGTCGATCGTCAACCGATTTATCAAGGGCGAGCGTAGCATCGGCCTGGAGACTGCCGCGAAGCTTTGCGAGTACCTGAATCTCGATCTGGTTGCACGTCGCTAAAGAGCTAACCCGGGTGGGGTTAATCTCGTACCCCTGCCCAAGCCGCTATGACGCTGGCCTATGGGGAGCCGTTGAGAAATTGGTAACTCGGTGTGGGAAGCCGTCGACGCGTCGTTGCGAGAAGCGTTCACTCACGATTCGCTGGACCGGGACACCGGGACACCGAAACCGGAACGTTTGCCTCATTTTCGTCGCAAGATTGCTCAAGCGGCGAACTCCTCATCAATCAGCCGCTTGTAGCCCTTGAAAAGGGCAACGGCGGCGCCTTCGCCGTCCGTAAGCTTGTCATAAAAGAGCGGATCGCCAACCCATTCGTCGAAAGCGACAATCGGCATCGGCAGCCCGGCCGAACCGACAGCGTAAATGCCTACGCGCCAAAACGACGAGAGCCGATTGTCAACAATCCGAAACAGCGGCGATGGATTCCACACCGGGTAGTAGGTGTAGTCGCCATCACAGATGTAATACCAAATATGCCCAAGATAGTAAGTGAATCCGTAAACGACGTATTGCGTTCCAACCCCCAGGGAGAACATTCGGTCGCGGCGAAGCCCAAGCTCGGGCCGGATCAGTTCGTCAGGCAGGCCACTGGCGCAATTTGAGATGCACTCGATCTTCATATCTGCAAGCAACCCTATGTCATAGGAAAAATTCTTGCGTACCCCGCTGCCCTAATAGGTTCTACGCGAGCGGCAAGAACCGCGGAACAACTACCCGCCAACAGCGATGCGTCACCGGCCGCGACAAAACAGCCGACTTGTGGCGACCCTGACGGCAAGCTGCGTAGCCCCTGGCGCTAGCACCTCGGCGCTCGGCCCGTTCCAAGCACGGCCCTAAGGGCTCTTAAACTTAAACTGGCTCGTTACCCCGGTTGTTGTGTTCTTCATGTAATGCACAACTATTGCAGTACCATCGGGCGAATAGTGGACAACTTGCATCTTCACCCAGCCAGGTCCCTGGTACAGGGGGTCGCCAAAAGGACCGGCCATTATCACAGTGCCTCCGCCAGCCTGTGCGTCCTGCATCGTGAGCTGCTCTGCAAGGTTCGCCGGCCCGCGGCCCACGATATTGCCGCTGTTGTTGTGGACAAGTGTTTCGCTCGTCCCAACCGCGTAGCAGTGCAGATCC
The DNA window shown above is from Pirellulales bacterium and carries:
- a CDS encoding recombinase family protein encodes the protein MRVIVYARVSTVDQADNGISLDAQQAKLAAYASLYDLEVVETIVDAGESAKSLGRPGLQRALSLLRSGKADGLVVVKLDRLTRSVADWQTLIDGYFGEKAGKQLFSVADSIDTRTAAGRLVLNVLLSVAQWERETTGERTREALRHKIRNGERCGKVRFGFDLAADGKTLLPNAVEQQVIVLIGDLRSAGRTLRQIAAELTARRIATKERSSTWTHTTVGRILKRKAA
- a CDS encoding helix-turn-helix transcriptional regulator, with protein sequence MKRNLVEQLRKAIADSSQTEYALAKGSGVSQSIVNRFIKGERSIGLETAAKLCEYLNLDLVARR